A stretch of DNA from Acidobacteriota bacterium:
GCCATTGCCATTCGGCTGTCAAGCGCGCCTAACGACAGGTGGGGGTCAGGTTGCGCTCTAAGGTAGGGACAGGTCTCCAGACCTGTCCTCCGGAGGCAGGAATGCCTGCCCCACTTAACACCATAGACAACTGCCTGCCCCGAGGCCGCCAGGATGGCGCGTTACATTAGGCGCATGGCATTTCCCTTTCCGGGGGTTCTCGCATACAATTCAATTCAGCGGCGTAGAGTGCGGTCGTAAGGTACGGGCGTATAAAAGCGCTGCAATTTCTAAACGAGGGGGCGACATGTACTTAAAGCTTAGTCTCGCGTTATGGTTTGCCGGCGCTGCGCTGATGAACATTCAGAGTGCAGCGGCACAGGAGGCTTCCGGAGCCAAGACGGAACGGATTGCCAGCGGCGATCTAAAGAAGAAACTGGACAGCGGCGAAAAGATGCTGCTGATTGATGTCCGGGAAGATTTTGAACTCAAGGCCGACGGCGCCATTGCGGGAGCCATCCATATCCCCGTGGCGGAGCTCGATGCCCGCATGAAGGATTTTCCGAAGGATGTGCAGATTGTATTTTACTGAGCGGGCGGTGGGCGCGCGGAGCGCGCTGCAACCAAGTTCCAGCAAGCCGGCTACAAGGCGGGACCGTTCTGTGGAATTAAGGATTGGAAGAGTGATGGATTGAAGGTAGTGGAAAAGGTCGAACGCCCAGCCCCCGGCACGATCAAACCGAAATAATCTGTCCCTTCACCATTCAGACCGTTTTGGCAGTTGTTGAACTTTTGGCAGTTGTGAACAACGGCCGCGAGATGAAGAATGATCCCCGCAGGGGATACACAGGATAGCCGGGGGCAACGCCCCCGGAAGCAAGACCTCCTGAATTGGGGGATCGACCCTGAAAGGGTCGTACCACTGGGCCTTCCGAGCGAGGATGCTCGGTGGGTGCGACCCCTGCGGGGTCGATGTTTATTGGGGATGGTTTCCGGGGGCGATGCCCCCGGCTATCCTCTGCATCCCCTGCGGGGATGTATGGATCGTGTGCTATAGCATCATCAATAAAAATGGTCTAACCCGCCGACGCCTCATGGCGCGCGCTGCGCATGTCGCGCACAATTCCCACCCAGCTCAAAACTTTCAGCACATAGAACGTGATATCGATCTCCCACCAATACAGTCCCTGGCGGCAGGCGTGCATGTAGTGGTGATGATTGTTGTGCCAGCCCTCGCCGAGCGTGACCAGCGACAGGAAAAAATTGTTGCGGCTATCGTCGCCGGTATCAAAGCGGCGCGAGCCCCAGATGTGCGCCAGCGAATTGATGGTGAACGTCCCGTGGTAGAGCAGCACGGTGGAGGGCAGAAATCCCCAGAAGAACAGCGGCCAGCCGCCGATCGTCAGCACCAGTCCGGCGAGGGCAATGGGAGGAATCCAGTTGTAGTTGTTGATAAAAACCAACTCTGGAAATTTGCGGTAGTCCTGAATCAGCTTGGGATCGTATTCATCGTAGTCGTGCGAAATGATCCAGCCGACATGCGAGCGCCAGAAACCGTGCCGGCGCGGCGAATGGATGTCCGTCTCCTGGTCGGAATGCTGATGATGATAGCGATGATGCGCCGCCCACCACAGCACGCCCTTCTGTCCGGAACTCTCTGCCAGAAACGCCATGCAGAACTGCCAGAAGCGATTCATGCGATAACTGCGATGGCTGAAGTAACGATGATAGCCAGCGGTAACGGCGAACATGCGGACGTAGTAGAGCGCGAAAATCCAGATCAGATAACTTGTCTGAAAGGGAAAGTAAAAAGCGCACAACGCCCCGACATGGAGCAGGAAGAATGGAATGGCGGATGTAGAACGAAAAAACTCTCTTACAGGTGACACCTTGATAGTTACCTCAGGGCTGCACTGAGCAGCCAACTTTAAAACTACTGCGCCCCACTGGGCATGTGGCTGGCAATGCCACATCGAAGACTGCCAACTCCAATGATAGGGCGTGGCCGCCGTCGCTGTCCAGCGAAGTATACTGCCTCGGCGCGGGTGTTACCGACTTCGGACGGGGCCGGCGGCCTTCTGGGAGCGCTAGTCCACGGCCAGGCGTGCTTCCACTATGCCCATTTCGACGGCTGGCAGGGCGCGGAAGCCCTGCAACTTCCACCCAGCCTGCCCCAGTAACTCCCCGTATTGCTTCACGCTGCGCTCCTGCCCATCGCCCCAGCACATCATATGAATGTCATAGAGTTTGGAAAAGTGCGCCACTTCCGGCCCGGGAATCACGTACTCAAATATCAGCAGCCGCGCGCTGGTCCGGCCGTATTCGAGCGCCGCGCGCCGGACGTTGCCCAGAATCTGTACACACTGCGCATCGTCCCAATCGTGCAAGATCAGCTTGAGCAGGTAGAGGTCCGCCGGCGGAACGCCCGCAAACATATCGCCGGCAATGAACGTGCAGCGCTGATTCAGGTCTACATCGCCCGGCTCGCGTGGCTCGGTTGGATTGGAAGGCCCCGCTTGCGCGATCACCGCAGGCCGCTCCAGGACGGTGCCGCGCAGATGCGGCTGCACCCGCAACTTTTCCCGCAACAGGCCGCGCAGCAGAGTCCCGCGCCCGCCGCCAATGTCGCAGATGGATTGGATCGAGGTGAAGTCGAAATCCCCAAGCGCGGCCACTGCCGCAGTGGTCTGCTGCGCGGAGTAGCTGGCCATGGCGGCATCGAACACGCGCGAGTAGGCGGGGTTGCCATCGGCGTATGCAAAGGCCGTGCCGCCGAACTCGCGCCGGAACGCGTTCTGCCAGCCCTCGCGCACCATCTCCGGCAGGTAGTTCCAGATCGCCGTATGCTCCGGGCTATCCTGCAAGAGCGCGACATCGCGCAGATTGGCAGGGTGCCCTTTACATAGCAGAAGCCCCTCAGCGTTCAGGAAAAACTCAGTTTCG
This window harbors:
- a CDS encoding acyl-CoA desaturase, with the translated sequence MWHCQPHAQWGAVVLKLAAQCSPEVTIKVSPVREFFRSTSAIPFFLLHVGALCAFYFPFQTSYLIWIFALYYVRMFAVTAGYHRYFSHRSYRMNRFWQFCMAFLAESSGQKGVLWWAAHHRYHHQHSDQETDIHSPRRHGFWRSHVGWIISHDYDEYDPKLIQDYRKFPELVFINNYNWIPPIALAGLVLTIGGWPLFFWGFLPSTVLLYHGTFTINSLAHIWGSRRFDTGDDSRNNFFLSLVTLGEGWHNNHHHYMHACRQGLYWWEIDITFYVLKVLSWVGIVRDMRSARHEASAG
- a CDS encoding hydroxyneurosporene methyltransferase — its product is MGVTSSNSLEIVNELIFGRWKSRILYAGVALGLFDALQASGKSFAELASELKLDARMVYRLLRALASIGLLEERPKDKPTDKKDKDETEFFLNAEGLLLCKGHPANLRDVALLQDSPEHTAIWNYLPEMVREGWQNAFRREFGGTAFAYADGNPAYSRVFDAAMASYSAQQTTAAVAALGDFDFTSIQSICDIGGGRGTLLRGLLREKLRVQPHLRGTVLERPAVIAQAGPSNPTEPREPGDVDLNQRCTFIAGDMFAGVPPADLYLLKLILHDWDDAQCVQILGNVRRAALEYGRTSARLLIFEYVIPGPEVAHFSKLYDIHMMCWGDGQERSVKQYGELLGQAGWKLQGFRALPAVEMGIVEARLAVD